The Oscillospiraceae bacterium genome has a segment encoding these proteins:
- a CDS encoding 1-acyl-sn-glycerol-3-phosphate acyltransferase, with amino-acid sequence MKEFDYTQVKHYKTYGFIKTVFRPLVKLVYKMRFKGLENIPKGRTNYIVAINHTCAVDPVFVALPKEVPPLHFMAKAELFKNPIAAWFMTRMYAFPVRRGKGDTSAIDYGVKIIEENHVMAICPEGRRIKDKDGVPQKAKAGVAVIAKATGADVLPVAICCDGKIKAGKQVTVRYGKLLTQADLGLDREELGPHDIKDAAGKVMDAITALWEDERACK; translated from the coding sequence ATGAAAGAATTTGACTACACCCAGGTAAAACATTACAAAACCTATGGCTTCATCAAGACCGTATTTCGCCCGCTGGTGAAGCTTGTGTACAAAATGCGCTTTAAGGGGCTGGAGAATATTCCCAAGGGTCGCACCAACTATATTGTTGCCATCAACCACACCTGCGCGGTTGACCCGGTGTTTGTGGCGTTACCCAAGGAGGTGCCGCCCCTGCATTTTATGGCCAAGGCGGAACTGTTTAAGAATCCCATTGCCGCCTGGTTTATGACCCGGATGTATGCCTTCCCGGTGCGCCGGGGCAAGGGTGATACCTCTGCTATTGACTACGGCGTGAAGATTATAGAGGAAAATCATGTGATGGCCATTTGTCCGGAGGGTCGCCGCATTAAAGACAAGGACGGCGTGCCCCAAAAGGCCAAGGCCGGTGTGGCAGTGATCGCCAAGGCCACAGGCGCCGATGTGCTGCCGGTGGCCATTTGCTGTGACGGCAAAATCAAAGCGGGCAAGCAGGTGACTGTCCGCTACGGTAAGCTGCTGACCCAGGCAGACCTGGGACTGGATCGAGAAGAACTGGGCCCCCACGATATTAAGGACGCTGCCGGCAAGGTGATGGACGCCATTACCGCCCTGTGGGAGGATGAGAGAGCGTGCAAATAA
- the cmk gene encoding (d)CMP kinase — MMINVAIDGPAGAGKSTIAKAAAKALGYIYVDTGALYRTVALGAVRAGVLESDDGIAALLPNLQVELKFVDGSQHVYLNGEDVSDLIRTPEISMGASKVSAVPVVRAFLLDLQRDLAKKNNVIMDGRDIATVVLPNAQVKIFLSATPECRARRRYKELVEKGQTVTYEEVLADVNRRDYQDSHREIAPLKPSADSIMADTSELDLQQSTDLIINIIREHTK, encoded by the coding sequence ATGATGATCAATGTTGCCATTGACGGACCTGCCGGCGCAGGCAAGTCCACCATCGCCAAGGCGGCAGCCAAGGCGCTGGGCTATATTTATGTGGACACCGGTGCGCTGTATCGCACGGTGGCGCTGGGCGCGGTGCGCGCCGGCGTCTTGGAGTCGGACGACGGCATTGCTGCGTTGCTGCCAAATTTGCAGGTGGAATTGAAGTTTGTGGACGGCAGCCAGCATGTGTACCTGAACGGAGAAGATGTGTCCGACCTGATTCGCACGCCGGAGATTAGTATGGGTGCATCCAAGGTCAGCGCCGTGCCGGTTGTGCGGGCGTTCCTGTTAGACTTGCAACGAGATTTAGCGAAGAAAAACAATGTAATTATGGATGGTCGGGATATTGCCACCGTGGTGTTGCCCAATGCCCAGGTGAAGATCTTTTTGTCCGCTACGCCGGAGTGTCGCGCGCGTCGCCGGTATAAAGAGTTGGTGGAAAAGGGACAGACGGTGACCTATGAAGAGGTGCTGGCGGATGTGAACCGCCGGGATTACCAGGACAGCCACCGGGAGATCGCCCCGCTGAAACCCTCTGCCGACAGCATTATGGCAGATACCTCGGAGCTGGATTTGCAGCAGTCCACCGACCTAATCATCAATATCATTCGGGAGCATACAAAATGA
- a CDS encoding NAD(P)/FAD-dependent oxidoreductase gives MSEPKIVIGAGAAGLTAAAVCAERGSRVLLIEKMERPGRKLRITGKGRCNVTNATFDLQGLLEHIPTNPRFLYSAFSNFMPYDTIALMEDLGVPTKIERGERVFPVSDNATDIVDALVRRAKNAGVQFLQGTVERLELTEDGRRVQAVHLTDGRRLTCHSVAVCTGGCSYPATGSTGDGYTFARQCGHTIVPIRPALVPLVCDNNFIPELQGLSLRNVEIRVTQGNKEVYTDFGEMLFTHYGVSGPVVLSASSHLTQPERGVYNLHIDLKPALAFDVLDRRVQRDFSALQNKDLINALGGLLPRKLIPVFVRRSGLEPGKKVNQISREERHALVRLMKDFAVHITDFRPVEEAIVTAGGVDVRQVSPKTMGSKLVENLYFAGEVLDVDGYTGGFNLQIAFSTGTLCGQNL, from the coding sequence ATGAGTGAACCAAAAATTGTCATCGGCGCCGGTGCTGCCGGGCTGACCGCCGCAGCGGTGTGTGCCGAGAGGGGCAGCCGTGTGCTGCTGATTGAAAAAATGGAGCGCCCCGGGCGCAAACTGCGCATTACCGGCAAAGGGCGCTGCAATGTGACCAATGCTACCTTTGACCTGCAAGGGTTGTTGGAGCATATTCCCACCAACCCGCGGTTTTTGTATTCCGCCTTTTCTAATTTTATGCCTTATGACACCATCGCTCTGATGGAGGACTTGGGCGTGCCCACTAAGATTGAGCGAGGGGAGCGGGTATTCCCGGTATCGGATAACGCAACGGATATTGTAGACGCCTTGGTGCGCCGTGCCAAAAATGCCGGTGTGCAGTTTCTGCAAGGCACGGTAGAGCGGCTGGAGCTGACCGAGGACGGTCGGCGGGTACAGGCGGTGCATTTGACCGATGGTCGCCGCTTGACCTGCCATAGCGTTGCCGTATGTACCGGTGGGTGTAGTTATCCTGCCACCGGCTCTACCGGCGACGGCTATACATTTGCTCGCCAGTGCGGCCACACCATTGTACCCATTCGCCCGGCGTTGGTGCCTCTGGTGTGTGATAATAATTTTATCCCGGAGTTGCAAGGCCTGAGCCTGCGGAATGTTGAGATTCGGGTGACCCAAGGAAACAAGGAAGTCTATACGGATTTCGGCGAAATGCTGTTTACCCACTATGGGGTTAGCGGACCGGTGGTGCTCTCTGCCTCCAGCCATTTGACACAGCCGGAGCGGGGGGTGTATAATCTGCATATTGACTTAAAGCCCGCACTGGCCTTTGATGTGCTGGATCGGCGGGTGCAGCGGGACTTTTCCGCGTTGCAAAATAAAGATTTGATCAACGCCTTGGGCGGGCTGCTGCCCCGGAAGCTGATTCCGGTATTTGTACGCCGCAGCGGGCTGGAACCGGGCAAGAAGGTCAATCAGATCAGTCGGGAGGAGCGCCACGCGTTGGTGCGGCTGATGAAGGACTTTGCTGTGCATATCACCGACTTTCGCCCGGTGGAGGAGGCCATTGTTACCGCCGGAGGCGTAGATGTGCGCCAGGTGTCGCCAAAGACTATGGGCTCTAAGCTGGTGGAAAATTTGTATTTTGCCGGCGAGGTGCTGGATGTGGACGGCTATACCGGCGGGTTCAATTTGCAGATCGCATTTTCCACCGGCACTCTGTGCGGCCAAAACCTGTAA
- a CDS encoding ABC-F family ATP-binding cassette domain-containing protein — protein sequence MAVLDVQNLTLSFGERTLFAGVSFSIKEREKVGFVGANGVGKTSLFKVICGDYTPDSGGAFLSKNCKLGYMEQHTCSAGNTVWNELVSVFAPLMELERQLEEVGDRLRSGQGDTAADIALQDRLTEQFQREGGLTYKSMTRSALLGLGFTEKQFDMSTDKLSGGQKSKLILAKLLLSKADFLLLDEPTNHLDIHAVEWLESFLSDFKGACLIVSHDRYFLDRITDKTIELENQKIRCFSGNYSVFLQKKAAEQKAIAEKYDNDMKEIARLEGIIAQQRQWNREKNIKTAESKEKVIQRIRDQLVVPDAKLQKIRFDFTPKCVSGEDVLSCDGLSKSFDGKALFRDVSFDIKRQERVFLLGDNGCGKTTLLKILTGEYPRQDGTFRFGSNLLTGYFDQVQAKLDLTKTVIGEVWDTFPQMTETRVRNALAAFLFKGEEVYRPLSVCSGGERARVALLKLMLGGYNFLLLDEPTNHLDAASREELENTLLHYDGTMLIVSHDRYFINKLATRVLELTPNGVQSYTGNYDDYMAHRAVTQQRTAAVKEKPKTNSYKEQKERASRLRKLRTAVTRLEAEIEETEAEIEELQAQLSAGADYQALMDLTAKLDAATARRDDLYARWENASEELAAGEEEV from the coding sequence GTGGCCGTTTTAGATGTACAAAACTTAACCTTGTCTTTTGGGGAGCGCACGCTGTTTGCCGGTGTGTCTTTCTCCATCAAAGAGCGGGAGAAAGTGGGCTTTGTTGGCGCCAACGGCGTGGGTAAGACCTCACTGTTTAAGGTGATCTGCGGCGACTACACGCCGGACAGCGGCGGCGCCTTTCTCTCTAAAAATTGCAAGTTGGGCTATATGGAGCAGCACACCTGCTCTGCCGGCAATACCGTGTGGAACGAGTTGGTCAGCGTGTTTGCGCCGTTGATGGAACTGGAGCGCCAGCTGGAAGAAGTGGGCGATCGCCTGCGCAGCGGGCAAGGGGATACAGCGGCGGATATTGCCCTGCAAGACCGTTTGACGGAGCAGTTCCAGCGTGAGGGCGGCCTGACTTATAAATCCATGACACGCTCGGCGCTGCTGGGCCTGGGCTTTACGGAAAAGCAGTTTGATATGTCCACGGACAAGCTGTCCGGCGGACAGAAGTCTAAGTTGATTTTGGCAAAGCTGCTGCTGTCCAAGGCGGATTTTTTGCTGCTGGACGAACCAACCAACCATCTGGATATTCACGCAGTGGAGTGGTTGGAGAGCTTTCTTTCCGATTTTAAGGGTGCCTGCCTGATTGTGTCCCACGATCGCTATTTCCTGGATCGTATTACGGACAAAACCATTGAACTGGAAAATCAAAAGATCCGTTGCTTTAGCGGCAACTACTCCGTTTTTCTGCAAAAAAAAGCGGCGGAGCAAAAGGCCATTGCCGAGAAGTACGACAATGATATGAAAGAAATCGCCCGCCTGGAGGGTATTATTGCCCAGCAGCGGCAGTGGAACCGGGAGAAGAATATCAAAACTGCTGAGAGCAAGGAAAAGGTGATCCAGCGTATTCGTGACCAGCTGGTGGTGCCGGACGCCAAGTTGCAGAAAATCCGCTTTGACTTTACTCCCAAGTGTGTCAGCGGTGAAGATGTGCTCAGCTGCGACGGCTTGTCTAAGTCCTTTGACGGCAAAGCGCTGTTCCGTGATGTGTCCTTTGACATTAAGCGGCAGGAGCGGGTGTTCCTGCTGGGGGATAACGGCTGCGGCAAGACCACGCTGCTCAAAATATTGACCGGTGAATACCCTCGCCAGGACGGCACTTTTCGCTTTGGCAGCAACTTACTCACCGGCTACTTTGACCAGGTGCAGGCCAAGCTGGACCTGACGAAAACGGTGATCGGCGAGGTGTGGGACACCTTCCCTCAAATGACGGAGACCCGCGTGCGCAATGCGTTGGCGGCGTTCCTGTTTAAGGGAGAAGAGGTGTATCGGCCTTTGTCCGTGTGTTCCGGCGGTGAGCGTGCGCGTGTGGCACTGCTGAAGTTGATGCTGGGCGGCTATAACTTCTTGTTGCTGGACGAGCCTACCAACCACTTGGACGCTGCCTCACGGGAAGAACTGGAAAACACGCTGCTTCATTATGACGGCACCATGCTCATTGTGTCCCACGACCGATATTTTATCAATAAGCTGGCAACCCGGGTGCTGGAGCTGACGCCTAACGGGGTGCAAAGCTATACCGGCAACTATGACGACTATATGGCGCATCGTGCGGTCACACAGCAGAGGACAGCTGCCGTCAAAGAAAAACCAAAGACCAATTCTTATAAAGAGCAAAAGGAGCGTGCCTCCCGCCTGCGCAAGCTGCGTACCGCCGTTACCCGGTTGGAAGCGGAAATTGAGGAGACGGAGGCAGAGATTGAAGAACTGCAAGCGCAGCTGTCTGCCGGTGCGGACTATCAGGCGCTGATGGACCTAACCGCCAAGCTGGACGCCGCCACTGCCCGCAGAGACGATCTGTACGCCCGGTGGGAGAATGCAAGCGAGGAACTGGCCGCCGGTGAGGAAGAAGTATGA